In a single window of the Papaver somniferum cultivar HN1 chromosome 8, ASM357369v1, whole genome shotgun sequence genome:
- the LOC113303403 gene encoding uncharacterized protein LOC113303403, with amino-acid sequence MNIRIQMHFTVIEFSFSGYIYHAPSSSISIPLPRFANCALSSIEKKPSCRVLTQLSGATEKKKIPSTNVFPETEDQIQRRKLLEVNAEQLTRPAFDLGAAFIHPNKEVMHILSDLVEKNRNSPTYRCHLWKLLTSARLRELGVGYNVIPIPDKQEWKASWREERKPKWL; translated from the exons ATGAATATACGCATCCAGATGCACTTTACA GTCATTGAATTTTCATTCTCCGGCTATATTTATCATGCGCCTTCATCTTCCATCTCCA TTCCATTACCTCGGTTTGCAAACTGTGCACTCTCGTCTATTGAGAAGAAACCATCGTGCCGTGTTTTAACTCAGCTATCAGGTGCAACGGAGAAGAAGAAAATCCCCAGCACCAACGTTTTTCCTGAGACGGAAGATCAAATTCAACGACGC AAACTCCTCGAGGTAAATGCCGAGCAGCTTACTCGTCCAGCCTTTGATCTGGGTGCTGCGTTTATTCATCCAAACAAGGAGGTCATGCATATATTGAG TGATCTCGTTGAGAAAAATAGGAACTCACCAACATACCGTTGTCATTTGTGGAAACTATTGACATCTGCTCGGCTGAGGGAGCTTGGAGTAGGTTACAATGTAATACCTATACCAGATAAGCAGGAGTGGAAAGCTTCTTGGCGTGAAGAAAGAAAACCAAAATGGTTGTGA